Part of the Methanobacterium sp. genome, ATCCATTTAATGCATTTATGAAGTCTTTTTTTGAATTTGCAAGTATTAAATCCAGATACTGCTGATTGGTGTTTTCCATGAGATTTTTGATATCCCTGTGGATGGTTGTAAGCTTTGTTTTTATTTCATCCATTTCTTTGGTGTGGTCTTCAGCCTTATCTAACATTGTTAGTTATATTGCTGTGATTGTATAATAAAGGTTTCTATCAAGACCTCAAAAGTTATTATAATATTTCAATTAGTATATTTCATTAACCATTAAGTATATATTAATAGTTAGGCAATAGTAATATGAGGTGAAAAAATGCAGGCACAGTTTGACTTACAACACTTCTGCTGCGGTCCTAAAGGCTGCGAGATAGAAGTATCATACGGTGAAATGATAGACGCAGAATAAGCTTATCTTGAAATTTTTTCATTTAATTGTTCAATTTTTCTTTTTTTAAAATGTGGTGATATTTAATAATATTTCTAAAATACACAGTAGTATCTTATTCAAATTTTAAAATTTATTCTTATTAATTGGAACAGTGAAATAAAATGTAGAGCCAACCCCAGGTTCTGATTCAACCCAGATTCGTCCATTATGGCGCTCTATAATTCTTTTAGCAATTGAAAGTCCAATTCCAGTGCCGGTATATTCTTCACGTGTGTGCAGCCTCTGGAATATGGTAAAAATTCTGTCAAAGTACTCTTTTTCAATGCCAATACCATTATCTTGCACAGAAAAAACGTATTCATTGTTTTTTTCATCCTTAAAAGCAGAAATATTTATTTTAGGCGGAACATCTGGTTTTTTGAATTTAATTGCATTTGAAATTAAGTTTTGAAATAACTGGCCTATCTGTCTACCATCTACCATCACCTCAGGAAGTGCATTATATGAAATTTCAGCATCAGTTTCTGCAATCGCTGCATGCAGGTCAGAGATGGTTTTTTCAAGAATTTCTTCAGTACTAACCATTTTGAATTCATTTCCCATTGTAGTTACTCTTGAATATTCAAGAAGGTCATTTATTAGATTCTGCATCCTCTTGGTGGCATCCACGATGTATCCTATAAATTCATCTGCATCCAAATCCAGTTTTCCTTTGTATCTACGCTCTAAAAGCTGTGTAAAGCTTGCGATGGTTCTCAAAGGCTCCTGAAGGTCATGAGATGTAACATAGGCAAACTGCTGCAATTCTTCATTAGAATGTTTTAACTCTTCAATTATCTGCTTAAGCTCCATCTGGCTTTTTTTAAGCTTATTTTCAGCTATTTTTCTCTCCTCAAGTTCATTTTGAAGAAGAATGTTAATCTGATTTAATTCTCTTGTACGTCTTTCTACAGTGGATTCAAGCTCATTTTTTGTTTTCCAAAGCTCAAGTTCAATTTCCTTTCGTTCTGTTATGTCCTGTTCCACACAGACAATTTTAAGTGGGTTGCCAGCAAAATCAGTGGTCACTTCTCCATTACATAAAACATCTTTGAAGCTTCCATCCCTGCGCTGTATTTTAACCTCATAATTAAAAGGTTGGTGCTCCCTAAGGGCTTTTTCAAGCGTGTCATTAACTATCTGCCTGTTTTCGAGGACCACCATGTTCAGTATGGTTTCATACTTTACAAATTCCCCGGGATTAATACCGTAAATTCTGTATAGACCATCAGATATGGTTATTACGTTAGATTTAATGTTCCATTCCCAGTTTCCAATTTTTCCTATCCTCTGTGCTTCCTGAAGTCTTTTATAATTCTCTTCAAGCGCTTTTTTAATTTTAGTGGGTCCTGTAATATCATGTATTATTGAAACCGTTCCCACATAATTTCCATTATCGTCTCTAAAAGCGTTTATTGAAGATTCAATGTATATCTCTTGGCCATTCTTTTTTGTGCTTAAGTTTTCCCCATGCCATTTTCCAATGGTTTTAAGCTGGTTATAAGCATTTTTTCTATCTTCTGGAGATAGCCAGCGATAATTTACTGTATCTTTAAATATTTTATTCTCTACTTCCTCTAATTTATAACCAAAAAGGGTTTCTGCACCCTTATTCCAGTAGGTTATACGATTTTCATTATCCACAGCAATTACAGCATCTTTAACCTGAGAAAGAATATCAGAATGTACTTTAATCTTATTTTCTGCTTCCTTTTGCTTTGTAATATCCATTCCTATGGTTATATATAATCCATTTATTGAAAACGCTGAAATTAAATAAGTTTTACCCGATTGGGGGAAATACATTTCAAATTTTTTATTTTGATTACACTTAAAAACTTCGTTAGCTATCTTTAAATTAGTTTCAAGTGTGCTTTGAGATTTATATATTTCACTGGCCCTTTTATCAATGATATTTTCCCTGGAAATATCTGAATTTAAAATTGTGGCATGATTTATATATTTAAAAATAAGATCTACAATTTCACCTTTATAATTACGTACTATTTCATGAACATGAACTTCCTCTTCCATATTCTCAAAAATCTGGAGATAATAGGGCTCTTTAAGAGAAAATATGCCTCTTTTTTCCATTTTTCCAATACTCCATTTACTTTACCTGTTTACTAAATTAATAATCAGTACTTCGTAAAGTGTTTATGTAATTTGGTTTAAACAGCCTGTTTTGTACATAAATTGATATAGAATGCCACAAAAAGGTTTGACATTTTTCGCCATACCTGTTATTAATAATAATGTTTTCAGTCCTGCTTAATCCTTGCGCCAATGATTCTATCCAATACCATGAAACACTCCACCTCCAAGCCCAGCAAACATACCAGGAATAGAGGTTGCAACTCTTATTTTTATTTATGATGAACATCATAAATCTTTTTGTTTATTTCCATTTCTTTTTGCATTGCAATATCCTTCACTGTTGCGTATGGGTGAGAATACCTTCCATTACTTTCAGTATATGATTTTAAAAAGCGTGAAGATTTGATTTGAACTGCTTGCTCAGGGCAATAGTTGAGACATGCATGGCAGAAAAAACTCCTTACATCTTTTTGCCAAACCGGCTCTTCATCGACCATTTTTACTTTTCCAGACAGACAGACCTTTTCACATGTGCCACATCGTATACACTTTGAATCAGCGTAAAATTCAACGTTATAAAACATGTTAAGAAATGGAAGAAATAGTGAAAGAATTGGAAAAACAGGCATAGGAGTAATGAAGTCAGTGCCCTTTTCATGGATTTTTTCTTTATTTAAAATGATTTTATGGATTGAATCAAGCTTTTTTTGGACATCAGATTCTATTTTTCTTATTTCTTCTTCTGTTGCTGGTTTCCAGTCCTTAAATTTAGGATCGTTACCGGGCATGTTCAATGAAAAAAATGAATCCAAACTTTTATCTTTCTTCTTTAAAATGTTTTCCAGGTCAATAAACGCCCTGTGCTGGCTTCCAGCCCTTGTTGCAATTGCAAAAATATATTCTGCCGATTTTAAGTTAAGTTTTTTAACAAAATCGATTACAGGAGCAGGTGCCATTGCAAGATGGATAGGAAAAACAAATCCCACTGAATCTGAAACTGATTCAACAATATCTCTATTTAAAAGTCTTACCATTGGTATTAATTTTGCTTCCGGAATTCTTTTTTGTAATTCCTTTGCTACATAAAGTGAATTTCCTGTGCCTGAAAAATAGTAAATTTCTGTACCCATAAAACCCCTCTGGATTGTTTGATATCATATGTTATGTGCATACTGCATATTAATATCTTACCACAACATATCTGAAATCCTCACATCAGGATGATGATATCTTACCGTTTTTGTTAGTGCACTGCTTTTAATTGCTCCTTCCGGGCACCAGTGGAAGCATGCCAGGCAAAATTCACAGTGATGCTGCCACTGTGGCTTGCCCTCAACAATTTCAATATTTTTTACAGGGCAGATTCTGGAGCAATTTCTGCAGCCAATACATTCCTCACCGGTATAAAAACTGTTGTCCATTAATGGCAGGAGTTCTTCGTAGGATTTACCTGATGAATTCGAATATTTCTTTAAATGTCTTAATGTTAAAGGTTTAAATAAAAAAATAAGCGGAGAAACAATTAATTTAATTAATACGTAGGCTTTACCAACCAATATATTAGGGGCGTCAAATTCACCTTCTTTTCTGGCCTTAACATATTCATGTATAACTTCAATATTCTCTTTCCAAACATTAAACATCTTCTGCTGGTTCTGTGTACTGTTAATCTTAGGCCCGGCCATGTTATTGGGCATATTTACAGTAAATCCTGCAGAGAGTTTACTGCCACGTGCTTTAATAATTTTATCCACATATTTTAACGCTAAAACCGACGTACTTCCATATGTGCAGACGGCAAATATGTATTTAGATTCAATATTTTCTAATTTACTTATAAATCTCCTGATTATGAGTGGAACACCGCCGTATGGCTCGTAATACGTTGGAAACACAATCCCAATTACATCTGCATCAGTTGTTATTCTTTCTTCGTCCATTACAGAGGGTATGGATATCAGTTCTCCTCTTAGTTTTTTGGCTATGTCCATTGCCACACTCAGAGAATTTCCTGTGCCTGAAAAATAGTAAATTTCTGTGTTCATAATTATTCCTTCTTTATTTACAGTCATGTGAATTAAATATATTATTATTTTCAATTCTAATAATAACTAACTATAAATCCATACAGGTATATAATCATAACTGGTGCTATAAATGGATGTACAAAATGAAGAATTGTATAAAAAGTGTAAGGAAAGTGCAGCAAGCGGTGACATCATGGGCGCATGTAAGGTGATGCTTGAACTGATGGAAGCAAAAAAAGTGGAAGTTGAAAAGGAAGGAGATCAGACCTACCTTGAAATGGCTGAAAACCTTAAACCCGACGATGTAAGAAAAGTACTGAAAATGGCCCTTAAAATTAGAGAAAGCGGTGAAATTAAGGATCCTGAACTTAAAAATGCTGCAAGTATACTGATCAGGGCTATAGAAATGAGCTAATACTTCTTATTTAAAGAAACAGGTTTTTCAAAGCCACAAAATTTAAAATTTTGCATGTTTTACTTTTTTAATATCAAAGATGGCTGTATCAGCTACTGCCATTACTGCCATGACTCCTGCCTGAACTGGGTCTGTAACTACTAAATCTGCCTTTTTTGTAACACTCCCTGGCATGTTGAGACTTATTACTATTACACCATGCTCTTTTTTCACCTCTTCAACTGCATCAGAAATTTTACCACCCATAAGTGATCCTGCAAGAACAAGCGCCCCTATCCTTGGAAGCCTTCCTACAGCATATACTGCATCTGCAAGCTCTTCTTCACCTACAAGAGGAATTGTATCAATACTAATGCGCTCTCCTCTTATATTGTGCCGATCTGCCTCCGTTATAGCTCCCTGAGCAACCTGAGCAACCTGAGCCCCACCGCCAATGATTATAATTCTTTTTCCATATATTTCACTTAAAGACGGATGAATTTCAACCTTATTTACAGATTTAAACTGCATGATGTTGTTTGAAAGTTCTTCTCCATCCTTAACGCCTTCAAGTTCCATATATACTGAAGCTGAACCGTCTTTTTCTATAAAAAGATGAGTGTAAATAATATTCATTCCACATTTTGCCATTAAATTGGTGATATCTCTTAAAACTCCTGGCTTATTTTCAGATTTTATAGTTAATGCAATTTTTCCCATTTAAATCACATTAGTATCATATGGTTTTAATTAAATGTATATTTTTAGATCAGGAGTCTATATTTTTGGATAGACGTTCAGTAACATTTTATAATAAAGAAGATCAGAAGTGATAAATCATATGATACCAATGTCCTTTATAAACCCTTTATCTGACGAAGCAAAACAAATTGTAAGAGAAGAAAAAGTAGATCTACAAAGGATATATGATGAAAATGATATATTAATAGACCGGATATATTCAATAAAGTCTCAAGATACCTCTGACGATGCATTTATACCCAGAAATTATGCTGATCTTGTTATTAAAAGGTTAGAATGGTATGTTGAAAAAAGAAGCAATTCAAACTACAATTATAGAAAATTCGCTTTTTTATTTGATCCAGAAATTACAAAATTCGATTTAGTTGCTTTTTATATATTATGCCAGGCAGTTGGCTTAAAATTTGGGCCTAATTCTCGAGAAAGCAGAGTATTAGTTGAACTTCAAGGGCATATAATTGAAAATCGTCTAAAAGAGTTGAATTTAAACAGAGAAGTTAGGGAAGAATTAACCAGGCGAATCATGAATGAACTTATAGTTCAAGATAGAATAAAATGGACAGTGCTTTCAGATCTTTTAGGTTCTAAGAAAATTTATCTACACGATCTTGTTTTAAAGGATGGTTATATTATTTTAGATAAAGAAGTATTCATAAAACACTTTGGAGAAGAAATCAAGCATAGACAACCGGAAAAAATGTACAATCTATTCATTGGAAACAGGGTTAAAGAACTTATTATAATCAAAATGATAATGCAGAACACTGAAAATTACATAGAAAGTGTTCATGAAAAGGCAAATATCATAGAACCCAATCCCACCATATTAAAAATCGCCGATGAGGTTACTGAAGTCTTATCTAAAGAAATTAAGTATTATGGAAGTAGTCAATGTAGCGGGCCTCGTGGACAGATAAAACCTTCACCTTTAAGTGTTGATAAGTTTCCTCCCTGTATTAAAGTGGCCTTAAATGGGATTAAATCAGGTGGAAGAAACGAAGCAATAGTACTGCTTTTAGCACCGTTTTTATCCTATGCAAGGCTTAATCCACACGTTTTTGGGAGCAATACATCTTTAAAAATTTCAGATCTTGACAAGGACCTTAAAATTACTAAAAATGAGATTTTACCAATGATCTATGATGCTGCAGATAAATGCAGCCCTCCACTTTTTGATGATCAGCCCCAGGAAAAGGTTAATATTAACGCAAAACTTGGATTTGGTATGCATAGTGAGTTGAATCTCCAGCATGAAGGAGAAACCACATGGTACACCCCAATGAGCTGTGAAAAGGTAAAGATGAACATGCCTTCATTATGTAAGCCCGATGATTTATGTAAAAGGCTTAAAGAAATAAATCCGTTATTCTATTACATAGAAGGAATAAAAAATAATTTAGAATGAAATTTATGAAGGTTCAGTGTATGGACATTTTCAGGCAAGCAACCCTTGAAGAACGTAGAAAATATTACCGGGAAGAATGGGAAGTCAAAGAAGTGCCTGATTTCATTTTAGATTCTATTGAAAACCGGGAATTTGGATTCGACCACTTTGGAAGGGGTCCCAATGACCGATACAAAGTTTTCACCGAACCTGATTATTTAAAACGCTTTATGAAGTCTAAAACACCGTTTGCAGCATACTGTTCAGTTGCATATTATGAAAAACCCCGTAAAAGAGCTGGATGGATGAAATCAGAGCTTGTTTTTGATGTTGATGCTAAAGACATTCCAGTAAGAACCTGCAGCTGCAGCAACGTTTGTGAAACATGTCTTGGCGAAGCTAAAGAAATTGTAAGCAGATTGATAGACACCATAAAAGGAGACTTAGGCTTAAAAAATATTCATCTTGTTTATTCAGGTAGAGGATACCATATAAGGATTCTTGATAAAGATGTAATGAAAATGGATAGCGACGTACGTTCACAAGTGTTAAAGTACCTTGTAGGGGCCGATATTCCCAAAGACATGTACGATGATGGTGTTGCAGTTTATAAGCTTGAACATTTTTCCATTCCCTTTGGATATCCAAGGGTATTTACAGAAAGAATTAAATATGCAATTTTACATTTAACTCCTGATTCAAAACTTGACAATGTTAACCAGAAGCTTATGGAAGATGTTTTAAAGCATAGAAAACTATTAGAAGATGATGAATGGGGGCTATTTAAAAATAGAATAGGTCCTATAAGATATAAAAAAGTTGTAAGTGGTATTGCATCATTGAACATGGGACTGGTTGATGCTAAAGTCACAATTGACCTTAAAAGAATCCTTAGACTCCCTTCCACGCTTCATTCAAAGGTGAGTATGAAATGCATCGAAGTTAAAAATATTGAAACATTTGACCCCTTTAAGGAAGCAGTACCTGAGTTTGTCCAAGATCGATAATTAATGATATTTAAGTTCAAGGCCCAAATACACATTTTTATGCAGATATTCATAGAAAAAAAGAAGCATATCATCATCAAGCCTTTCAGAATCTAAAAAATCAAAAATATCTACAAGTTCATGTTCTTTTAAAATTTCTTTCTTTATATGCTTTCCAAAACTGAGAATACTAATGCTACTTGCTGATAGAATATCTTCAAGAAATACTGTTGCATTTTTATACTTTCTTTCAGTTTCTGCTACCCATTTATCTCCTTCAACATAAGCTTTATCACCATATTTAGATACAAATCTGTTCTGGTGCATTTTTGACCATATTAGAGGTCCATAGTGTTTTTTAACCTGTGGAAGGCAATGAACTTCAAATTCCAGTAGAATTATCACATTTTCTTTTTCATCTGTCCATGAGGAAGTATTAAACACCCTGAAATCCTCTCTTTCTAAAACCCCTCTAAATGATCTTTCAGTTTTTTTAATCTGGGGATAGAGGGCATCGGCAGGAATTTCCGGTGGTTTAAACCTTATTAATAACGTCTTAGTTTTTCTATCTTTAAACTCAGATTTAATTGATTCTTTATTAACATCAATGGTTTTTTCAAAGAAATAATCCTCATCAGGATTTTGCATGAAGTTTCTTGAAGCTATGATAAATTCAGATATTTTTTGAAGGGTTAATGCTGCTGAAACATTCCTATTTTTATCTGTAGGGTCAACAACAACCATTGGCTCACTGAACTGTCCTCCAGTACCATGGTTCTCGATGTCTATCATGGTTTTATGTCTCCATTTTTCGCTTGCAGCCTTTAAAACTTCCATAAATGT contains:
- the priS gene encoding DNA primase catalytic subunit PriS yields the protein MFRQATLEERRKYYREEWEVKEVPDFILDSIENREFGFDHFGRGPNDRYKVFTEPDYLKRFMKSKTPFAAYCSVAYYEKPRKRAGWMKSELVFDVDAKDIPVRTCSCSNVCETCLGEAKEIVSRLIDTIKGDLGLKNIHLVYSGRGYHIRILDKDVMKMDSDVRSQVLKYLVGADIPKDMYDDGVAVYKLEHFSIPFGYPRVFTERIKYAILHLTPDSKLDNVNQKLMEDVLKHRKLLEDDEWGLFKNRIGPIRYKKVVSGIASLNMGLVDAKVTIDLKRILRLPSTLHSKVSMKCIEVKNIETFDPFKEAVPEFVQDR
- the cca gene encoding CCA tRNA nucleotidyltransferase encodes the protein MPNIDLNTVLEIIRPANIETKKVKDLSYRLIKIINDYASKKGINAEAVLVGSVAKDTWQGKADIDIFIKFPLDTSEEDLKKYGLKLGYKCIEMMHGISELRYASHPYVTGFIEGYEIDFVPCYNIKGAHELKSAVDRTILHTEYIKKNLRENQKGEVLLLKKFMKSIHTYGAEFKVGGFSGYLCELLIIYYGTFMEVLKAASEKWRHKTMIDIENHGTGGQFSEPMVVVDPTDKNRNVSAALTLQKISEFIIASRNFMQNPDEDYFFEKTIDVNKESIKSEFKDRKTKTLLIRFKPPEIPADALYPQIKKTERSFRGVLEREDFRVFNTSSWTDEKENVIILLEFEVHCLPQVKKHYGPLIWSKMHQNRFVSKYGDKAYVEGDKWVAETERKYKNATVFLEDILSASSISILSFGKHIKKEILKEHELVDIFDFLDSERLDDDMLLFFYEYLHKNVYLGLELKYH
- a CDS encoding ATP-binding protein is translated as MEKRGIFSLKEPYYLQIFENMEEEVHVHEIVRNYKGEIVDLIFKYINHATILNSDISRENIIDKRASEIYKSQSTLETNLKIANEVFKCNQNKKFEMYFPQSGKTYLISAFSINGLYITIGMDITKQKEAENKIKVHSDILSQVKDAVIAVDNENRITYWNKGAETLFGYKLEEVENKIFKDTVNYRWLSPEDRKNAYNQLKTIGKWHGENLSTKKNGQEIYIESSINAFRDDNGNYVGTVSIIHDITGPTKIKKALEENYKRLQEAQRIGKIGNWEWNIKSNVITISDGLYRIYGINPGEFVKYETILNMVVLENRQIVNDTLEKALREHQPFNYEVKIQRRDGSFKDVLCNGEVTTDFAGNPLKIVCVEQDITERKEIELELWKTKNELESTVERRTRELNQINILLQNELEERKIAENKLKKSQMELKQIIEELKHSNEELQQFAYVTSHDLQEPLRTIASFTQLLERRYKGKLDLDADEFIGYIVDATKRMQNLINDLLEYSRVTTMGNEFKMVSTEEILEKTISDLHAAIAETDAEISYNALPEVMVDGRQIGQLFQNLISNAIKFKKPDVPPKINISAFKDEKNNEYVFSVQDNGIGIEKEYFDRIFTIFQRLHTREEYTGTGIGLSIAKRIIERHNGRIWVESEPGVGSTFYFTVPINKNKF
- a CDS encoding EFR1 family ferrodoxin (N-terminal region resembles flavodoxins. C-terminal ferrodoxin region binds two 4Fe-4S clusters.), with translation MNTEIYYFSGTGNSLSVAMDIAKKLRGELISIPSVMDEERITTDADVIGIVFPTYYEPYGGVPLIIRRFISKLENIESKYIFAVCTYGSTSVLALKYVDKIIKARGSKLSAGFTVNMPNNMAGPKINSTQNQQKMFNVWKENIEVIHEYVKARKEGEFDAPNILVGKAYVLIKLIVSPLIFLFKPLTLRHLKKYSNSSGKSYEELLPLMDNSFYTGEECIGCRNCSRICPVKNIEIVEGKPQWQHHCEFCLACFHWCPEGAIKSSALTKTVRYHHPDVRISDMLW
- a CDS encoding EFR1 family ferrodoxin (N-terminal region resembles flavodoxins. C-terminal ferrodoxin region binds two 4Fe-4S clusters.), yielding MGTEIYYFSGTGNSLYVAKELQKRIPEAKLIPMVRLLNRDIVESVSDSVGFVFPIHLAMAPAPVIDFVKKLNLKSAEYIFAIATRAGSQHRAFIDLENILKKKDKSLDSFFSLNMPGNDPKFKDWKPATEEEIRKIESDVQKKLDSIHKIILNKEKIHEKGTDFITPMPVFPILSLFLPFLNMFYNVEFYADSKCIRCGTCEKVCLSGKVKMVDEEPVWQKDVRSFFCHACLNYCPEQAVQIKSSRFLKSYTESNGRYSHPYATVKDIAMQKEMEINKKIYDVHHK
- a CDS encoding DUF5612 domain-containing protein; translation: MGKIALTIKSENKPGVLRDITNLMAKCGMNIIYTHLFIEKDGSASVYMELEGVKDGEELSNNIMQFKSVNKVEIHPSLSEIYGKRIIIIGGGAQVAQVAQGAITEADRHNIRGERISIDTIPLVGEEELADAVYAVGRLPRIGALVLAGSLMGGKISDAVEEVKKEHGVIVISLNMPGSVTKKADLVVTDPVQAGVMAVMAVADTAIFDIKKVKHAKF
- a CDS encoding DNA primase, which produces MIPMSFINPLSDEAKQIVREEKVDLQRIYDENDILIDRIYSIKSQDTSDDAFIPRNYADLVIKRLEWYVEKRSNSNYNYRKFAFLFDPEITKFDLVAFYILCQAVGLKFGPNSRESRVLVELQGHIIENRLKELNLNREVREELTRRIMNELIVQDRIKWTVLSDLLGSKKIYLHDLVLKDGYIILDKEVFIKHFGEEIKHRQPEKMYNLFIGNRVKELIIIKMIMQNTENYIESVHEKANIIEPNPTILKIADEVTEVLSKEIKYYGSSQCSGPRGQIKPSPLSVDKFPPCIKVALNGIKSGGRNEAIVLLLAPFLSYARLNPHVFGSNTSLKISDLDKDLKITKNEILPMIYDAADKCSPPLFDDQPQEKVNINAKLGFGMHSELNLQHEGETTWYTPMSCEKVKMNMPSLCKPDDLCKRLKEINPLFYYIEGIKNNLE